A window of Candidatus Saccharimonadales bacterium genomic DNA:
AGCCGAAGGCACTCCCGAACAGATTGTCAAAATAGCTAAATCGTTCACCGGGCAGTATTTAAAGAAGGTGCTTTAGGATGGCCGGCGAGCGCGCTGCCGAGACTGATCTTACGGCGCAGTTGCGCAAAATAGCAACCCAATTTTGTGCTGGCTTTATCCAGGACGCCTTGTGTTTATCAGATGACAATTTAGCAAGGGAGACTGATGCCATAATCACCTATTATCCAAGGGAGACCGATGCCATAATCGCCGATTATCCACTGGAAGAGGGCCGGCCGCTTAAACCTGATTACAGAAGTCTAGCTAATACTTTGAAAAACTGCCTGGTGGCGTTAATTAGAGCCGAAGGGATAGACCAGAATGAAGTAATGTTCGATGAGACATTAAGAACATATTTTGCCGAGCAGGCTAGTGAGAGTTTTACGCAAGGCAAGTTAGATTGTGACGATTTAGCCAAAAGCCATCCGAAACTGAAGCGCCTAGTCAGCCCATTTACGCCGGAGCTAGTGGGACGCCTACTTAATCCGCTCGAATGGCACCATGTTCCCTTAAAAGAGCTGGTTATTTATGAAGAAGGTAAAAATTCACGACTCAGTTGACAAAGCATAAGTTTGATAGGTAATCTGTTGTCAGGTGATCCCAAAAACCGAAATATTATATACACCCTGGGGGCCGGTAGAAAAGCCGACCGCTGAGCCAACCGAAAGACCGAGTTATAACAGGCAGGTTGGAGCGGAGCTAAGAGCGGCCTGGGCGATCATAATCCTTGTTGATAGCGGAATTGACCTAGCCGATTTACACGACGAGCCTAAACCAGCAACAAAGCCAGAAGAATCAGAGCGATCGCCATGAACGAAACGATATCGATATACTTTTCAATCTTGGTTTTATGATTTTCGCCCAAGTACCGGGCCAGATATCCCAGGCCAAAGAAGCGAAGGCTTCGGCCGAGTAGCGCGCCCAAAATAAAAACGACAAAATTAATACTAAACGCACCGGCAGTCAGTGTTACCAACTTAAACGGAATCGGCGTAAACGCCGCGGTCAGAACAACCACGAACGCTCCTTCTTGATAGCGTTGTCCAAGTTCATTAAACCCGGCTTGGAGATTAAATGTTTCAATCAGCCATTGACCGATAGTTTCAAACAAGCCGACGCCTAAAATATAGCCAAAAATTCCGCCCAAAAGCGAAGCCCCGATAGTTATTAGTACCAATCTGAGCCAGCGCTGAGGGCGTGAAAATATCATCGCCATTAAGAGCGGATCAGGCGGAATTGGAAATATTATGGCTTCAATAAAACTAAAGCCGAACAAGGCCCGGTCGGCATTTGGCCGATCAGCGCGGGCTTCAAACCAGCGGTAGAGCCGTTTAATAGGGGTTAGTTTAGCGGTCGCCACAGAATTTAAGTTTACAATCATAACTAGCCTTAAGCTATGCCAATCATCTAAAATGAACCAACATGCATAAGGTGATTTTGTATTACAAATTCGTAGTCTTAAAAGATCCCGCCGCAATAAAGTTGTGGCAACAAGAACTGTGTAAGCGACTGGGTCTAAAGGGGCGGATTATCGTCGCCGACCAGGGTATTAACGGTACGTTGGGCGGTAAGGTAGGCAGTCTTAAAACATACATTAAGGCCATAAAAGAAACCGGGTTGTTTAAAGGCATCAAATTCAAGTGGAGCGACGGCGGCCCGGATGATTTTCCACGCCTGAGTGTCAAAGTCCGGCCGGAGCTAGTCACGTTAGCACCGGAAGAAAAATTCGATATTTTTAATAGCAGCCGAGGTCTGCGGCCCAAGGATTGGCACCAATATCTGAAGGACCACCCGCAAACGGTTGTGTTAGACGCCCGCAATCATTATGAAAGCCAGATTGGCCACTTCAAGGCAAAAAATTTGATAAAACCGAAGATTAACAATTTCCGGGAGATAAAGCCGCTGCTAGAGGTGTTGCCTAAGGACCAGCCGGTGCTGACGTATTGTACGGGTGACATCCGCTGCGAGTATCTGTCGGCCTACATGAGCCATAAAGGCTTTGAGGAGGTCTATCATCTTGATGGCGGCATTGTAAAATATGGCCAAGAGTTTAAGGATGACGGCCTCTGGGAGGGCAAGTGCTTTGTGTTTGACAATCGGATGAGCTTGGCATTTTCCGACAAAGTTAAAGACATCGGTGATTGCTGGCACTGCGGATCAGCCACCAGCGCTTATATAAATTGCGCGGACAAAACCTGCAACCGATTGATGCTGGTTTGTGATGACTGCCAAGGTCAAACTGCCTGCTCGGCCGGCTGCCAGACGGCTATAAATCAGATTCAGCACCAAAGTGCTTGACAAGTCAGCCTTATGCGTTAATAATTATTTTTAGAAACATTTAAGTTGTGAGCAATGAAACGTCTTCTGTAGTTGGTCGCTTGGAGGACGCGGAGCGAGTAGCGAAACCGGGCAGCTGGCCTTTTGGTAAAAAACCATGAAGTTCAGTCGACCCGACTGAACTTATTTGTTTAGCAGAATTTTGGGACTCCAAATGTGGGCATCTCTAGATTAGTATGTTGACCTATTTAGTGTCCACAAAGTGGGTCGCTTTGACACAAAAAAAAGCGACCGGTCTTTAGCTGCGTGGCCCCGCATATTAGCGAGGCCTGTTGGCATTTACTAGTGGGCGGCGCCATGTAGCTAGGGATGAGAGTTCAAAGGGCCAGCGAAGTGCGACCACGCTTATCACGGTCCTGAAGTGCTAAGTATAGCTTTAAAGCTCGCACCTTTTAGTTTGCACTGGGCTCTCTACCTAACTACATGAACCAATAAATTAGCTATTTTTGGTTGATTTATGAACCTTAACAAATACTAAATTCTGATTACGAGTTCGGATGTAATGTGACCGAACAAGTGAGGTGATTCATGAGTATACTATCCGAATTGCCTCGCATATTGAGGCGCAATTTCAGCAAGGCGGTAGTCGTTATGGCGGTTGTCATAGCGCTGCTCCTTGTGATCTCCCGCCTGAACCCATTCGGCTTCGTAGCCGGCATCCCAGGTGCGTTCGCTGATACGATGGACGGGATCTTCGGAGAGAGAACGGTTGACGACACCGAGCTGGTGCATCTCAGTGTTGTGGCGCTGGGCACCAACCAGGAATTTGGCGAAAGTTGGTTCCTGGCGCATGCAGCCGGCCGGCAAACGTGGTACAAGGGAGGAACTGAGGCCGAGCGGATTTTGCTCGAGCACGGTTTCTATCTGGCCACGGCCACTGTCCCGGCCGAGAACGTCACCGTCACGGCTAGTGATGGTGATCTGAGTGTAACGTTGATACCAGCGTTCAAACAGGCCACCGTGTGGTCTGAACCGCTGAGTCGTAACCCCAAGGCGGCCAACGCGGTCGGGTTCCTCCAGTGGGTAGGCCAGATTGGCGGAGCTGACACCAGTGACGCAACGGCACGGCGCGAGATGAAGATTGCGGCTGAGAGCCGAGTGTTCGACAACCAAGATTTGATGGTTCTTGCCCAATGTTCAGCGGCTTGGACAATCGACAGCTTACTGTCAGAGGTATTGGCACAGGCTGAGATCGAAGCGCAAGTCACGTATACCGGCGTGTACTTTGACCGATGCAATGACTTGCTTGCGCAGGACAACCCGGACGGTTACGACCGTGATGGTGACGGCATCGTCGATGTCTCCGTACCAGCCGGCGGACACCGTGCTCCAGACATCGACCTCGGGGTCGTTTACGACGGAAGAGAGGATTTGTAGAGAGTGGTGTGTAAGCCGCGTTTGCTAATCAGCCGACGCGGCTTACACTACCTAAAAAAGGCCACATTGCATCCCTCGAACTCGTAGTCAGAATTATTTGATTGCATGATTTAGCGGTGGTTTGTCTTGCCCTAATTAACCCAAGAAAGGGGATAGCAAGATGACACAAACTACTGACAGAACGGTTTTCATACCGTCTTCGCTGCCTGAAACTCAAACCGCAGCGGCGGACGACCCAATTTGGGTCGAACAACCTACCTCGCCGGAAAACGACAAACGATTTCGACAGCTTAAAAGAGTTGTAGGCGCCACGGCGCTGACCGCGGTAGTAGCGGTTGGTATCTGGGCCGCCGATAGAGGAGCTGATCCGTCTCCGGATCAGCCAGTGGTTCGGTCTCTCAACCCGGACACGGTTCCGGGACAGGCGCCCGGCTACGTTGAAGAGTTATCGCCTATGCTGGAGCAGCTAAGGCGACAAACCGGCACCATTTCCAAACTCCAAACTGATAATAAAACATTAGAAGAAGCTAATACTCAGCTGAATAATCAACTACTTGGCAAAGACCAAACCATCGATTTCATGCAGCTGGACCTCACGGAGGCGCAGGCTCAATTGGCGGCCCATAAAACCCTGCTTAGCCAATCTCAACTCACGTTGACGGAACTTCAACAGACTCTGCCAAAAATGATTGAAGCCAGTTTTCGGCTAGGCCGGGTCGAGGTGCAGAGGAATGAATCAATCGAGGTAACCTGGTCGATATACGGCTGGTTGCCGGGGGGCAGCGACGATGAAACCCTCTACTTTATCGGCGACGGCGAAAGGCTATACCAAACGTCCTCCAGAATGGAAGTCGGTTGGGGAGATTCCGGCGGTCGAGTCGATACCTTAGAGCTGACTTTTGACCTGCCGAGCTTAGTACACGCCGGTTTCGAGGTTTCTACTGTCGGCACCGACGCTAAGCCGGGCGTACTAGCGCAGGCTGGCCAACTCGGCCCTTTGGGTGAGACCATCATCGACCCGATGGTAGAGGAGGCTTATCGACGAAACCACGCCGCTGCCTGCTCGGATGTTAAAGCCGCTCGTCAAGTGGCCGAGGAAATGGAGCTTAAGGCGGCTGACTTTAGTGCTTACTTTAAGACTGAAATTAGGTGGCGCGATAGCGACGGCCAGCTACATGACTCGGTTCCGCGAGATGACATTTTGCTAAAAAGCATCTGTCCAGCGTCGAATTAGAAAATGGCGCGGCCAAAACAGCCGCGCCAAACCACCATTAAGTCATGCGATCAAATTAGTTAGAACTGATTACATGCTGGTAGCAGACAAGCTACTAGTCTAGTAAGAAGGTGCGAGATGACGAAATACCAGCTGGGCGACCAGGTTGTCCGTCGGCGCTTCACACTTGTGAAAGCGCCAAGACTATTCATCGCCTGGTGGCTGGCGGCCAAGACTGCCAATCGATGGATATCAGCTACGGCAGTGTTTTTGGGCGTGGCTCTAGTTGCCGCCGTGGTCTTGATCGTCTTCAGCATGGGAGGCGAACAAGCGCGGTCACCAACTGATCCGATTGTCGCTATTGGCGGCATGACGTCAACCACCGACGGGGCTATCAGGCCGCCGGCTACGACCAATACCACCGCGACCACCGTCCCGGTGATCGACGTGACCGACCCGACGTCAACGACCATCGCCAGTGAAGATTCGTCGTTGCCGCCAGACATTGGCAGTCCCTTGCCGCCGCTCAAGCCGGTGTTAAAGGACTTCGTCAACCCCAAAGTCAACCTGGCTTTGGGGCCGGTACTGGGCGATATCGTAACTACGACGTCGTTCATGTCTGCCGACGGGCCCAACGCGCCGCCGGAGATGACGGTCAAGGTCAAAGCCCCCATCTCAGTGCCGCTCAAGCTGTATACCGACAGCGATGGGCGGACGGCGCTCGAGATCAAGAGCGACGACAGGGGGCGTTACGCCGTCTACTTGCCCTGGGAAGGGGTCGTTATCGACGGCGACCGCATCCGTAGCGACGATGGGCGTCGTTTCGGGAATATCCCAGACACGTTCCTGACGGATCCGGAGGTTTTTCCGGTGCAAGTCAAGCGGTTTGACCGCCGCTACAAGGCGGTGTATGACCGCAACGTCTATGGCACGTTCTACACTCGTGGGACGCTGCCAAACGACCCGCAAGCCTTGGTCGTGCTGAACGAAGGCCTAGCCAAGGTGATGAGTCGGGCGTTTTTCGAGCACGAGGCCTGTCTCGACGCGCTCTACCGCGAGCTGTGGAAGGCTCTTCGTCCGGCGATTTTGGAATTTCTCGAACACGAAGGGATCTTTCCGCTCGGCTTGACGCTCGTCAGGCAGAGTGAGGTGGCTCAGGCCATCTCAGACTCGGCGGACGGGTACGCCCGAGAAATTGCCGGACAGGGGCTCAAGATCGGACCG
This region includes:
- a CDS encoding YqaA family protein, with protein sequence MATAKLTPIKRLYRWFEARADRPNADRALFGFSFIEAIIFPIPPDPLLMAMIFSRPQRWLRLVLITIGASLLGGIFGYILGVGLFETIGQWLIETFNLQAGFNELGQRYQEGAFVVVLTAAFTPIPFKLVTLTAGAFSINFVVFILGALLGRSLRFFGLGYLARYLGENHKTKIEKYIDIVSFMAIALILLALLLV
- a CDS encoding rhodanese-related sulfurtransferase, with amino-acid sequence MHKVILYYKFVVLKDPAAIKLWQQELCKRLGLKGRIIVADQGINGTLGGKVGSLKTYIKAIKETGLFKGIKFKWSDGGPDDFPRLSVKVRPELVTLAPEEKFDIFNSSRGLRPKDWHQYLKDHPQTVVLDARNHYESQIGHFKAKNLIKPKINNFREIKPLLEVLPKDQPVLTYCTGDIRCEYLSAYMSHKGFEEVYHLDGGIVKYGQEFKDDGLWEGKCFVFDNRMSLAFSDKVKDIGDCWHCGSATSAYINCADKTCNRLMLVCDDCQGQTACSAGCQTAINQIQHQSA